In Castanea sativa cultivar Marrone di Chiusa Pesio chromosome 6, ASM4071231v1, a single window of DNA contains:
- the LOC142641260 gene encoding expansin-A23-like, whose protein sequence is MTLFVIAMSRKISIGKKITSNWIDAHATFYGDMNGGGTMQGACGYGDLFQQGYGLATTALSTALFNNGATCGACFEIMCVNDPQWCIPNAGTITVTATNFCPPSSNPSGNWCNPPLQHFDLSMPMFTKLAPAKAGIIPVKYRRAPCIKQGGVRFQITGNPNFLLVLLYNVGGAGDISNVKIKGSNTAWIQMSRKWGQNWQTGTPLVGQSLSFQATTSDGKMLEFDNVAPPNWQFGQNYQAKINF, encoded by the exons ATGACTCTTTTTGTGATAGCCATGAGCAGGAAAATCAGCATTGGCAAGAAAATAACTAGTAATTGGATTGATGCACATGCAACGTTTTATGGTGACATGAATGGTGGAGGAACCATGC AGGGAGCTTGTGGGTATGGTGATCTTTTCCAACAAGGGTATGGCCTCGCGACAACAGCCCTAAGCACTGCATTGTTCAACAATGGAGCCACTTGTGGTGCTTGTTTTGAGATCATGTGTGTCAATGATCCACAATGGTGCATACCAAATGCTGGCACAATCACAGTCACTGCCACCAATTTTTGCCCTCCTAGCTCTAACCCTAGTGGGAATTGGTGCAACCCCCCACTTCAACACTTTGACTTGTCCATGCCCATGTTCACAAAACTTGCACCAGCTAAAGCTGGGATTATCCCTGTTAAGTATCGTCGAGCCCCATGCATTAAGCAAGGAGGGGTTAGGTTTCAGATAACGGGAAATCCAAACTTTTTGCTTGTATTGTTGTACAATGTTGGAGGCGCTGGTGATATTTCTAATGTCAAAATCAAGGGCTCTAACACCGCTTGGATTCAAATGTCACGCAAATGGGGCCAAAATTGGCAAACTGGCACACCATTGGTAGGGCAAAGCTTGTCATTCCAAGCCACTACTAGTGATGGAAAAATGTTGGAGTTTGACAATGTTGCACCTCCTAATTGGCAATTTGGTCAAAATTATCAGGCcaagattaatttttag